One window of Candidatus Acidulodesulfobacterium acidiphilum genomic DNA carries:
- a CDS encoding HIT domain-containing protein has translation MKFKENCIFCKIANKRIPAEIIEETEDFVVIKDINPIAPIHLLIISKSHYDSVLDVECKDGADKSGITADNGDMEDRLGSELFGILTSLAKKFNVENKGFRTVINTKEDGGQTVNHLHVHFLAGRGFGWPPG, from the coding sequence ATGAAATTTAAAGAGAACTGCATTTTTTGCAAAATAGCGAATAAACGGATACCTGCAGAAATAATCGAAGAAACCGAAGATTTTGTAGTAATAAAAGATATAAATCCGATAGCCCCTATACATCTTTTGATAATCTCCAAGTCGCACTACGACAGCGTTTTAGATGTCGAATGTAAAGACGGAGCCGATAAAAGCGGCATTACCGCCGATAACGGCGACATGGAAGACCGATTAGGCAGTGAACTTTTTGGGATATTAACCTCGCTTGCCAAGAAATTCAACGTTGAGAATAAAGGTTTCAGGACGGTTATTAATACCAAAGAAGACGGCGGTCAGACCGTCAACCATTTGCATGTTCATTTTTTGGCGGGCAGAGGATTCGGCTGGCCTCCGGGTTAA